In Reichenbachiella agarivorans, one genomic interval encodes:
- a CDS encoding arylamine N-acetyltransferase family protein, with the protein MLDTTQKRQKPKLTDQQINQYLARIKTPRENQLSSRYLKLLHRNHLLHIPFENLDIHMHREIILDIDRIFYKVLIQRRGGFCFELNGLFYSLLQSLGFDTHLIGASVYDASGGVGPALSHAAILTSVNQSTYLCDVGFGDAFLTPKLLYPGEIQMDYNRYYRMDKNLDGQYILSKSEDSLRYQPIYLFSKQAYQLIEFIDMCHYHQTSSKSHFTQNKIITQAKMDGRITLTDKKFIINKLGVHQEQNILNPDEFCALLRQHFGIEYLEK; encoded by the coding sequence ATGCTAGATACCACGCAAAAGCGACAAAAACCGAAACTCACAGACCAGCAGATCAACCAATATCTGGCTCGGATCAAGACCCCACGCGAAAACCAACTTTCGTCGCGATACCTCAAACTACTTCACAGAAATCATTTGCTTCATATCCCATTTGAAAATCTGGATATCCATATGCACCGAGAGATCATTTTGGATATAGATCGGATATTTTACAAAGTATTGATTCAGAGAAGAGGAGGTTTTTGTTTTGAGTTGAATGGGCTTTTTTACAGTTTGCTCCAGTCTCTAGGGTTTGATACTCATCTCATAGGGGCGAGTGTATATGACGCGAGCGGGGGAGTCGGTCCTGCTTTGAGTCATGCGGCGATCTTGACATCCGTCAATCAAAGTACTTATCTCTGTGATGTAGGATTTGGAGATGCTTTCCTTACGCCCAAATTGCTTTACCCTGGAGAGATACAGATGGATTACAATCGGTATTATAGAATGGACAAAAACCTAGACGGACAGTACATCCTATCCAAATCAGAGGATTCTCTGCGCTATCAACCCATTTATCTATTTAGCAAACAAGCCTACCAATTGATCGAGTTCATCGATATGTGTCACTACCACCAGACTAGTTCCAAGTCACATTTCACTCAAAACAAAATCATCACCCAAGCCAAAATGGACGGTAGAATCACGTTGACGGACAAAAAATTTATCATAAACAAATTGGGAGTTCACCAAGAACAAAACATTCTTAATCCAGATGAGTTTTGCGCACTATTAAGACAACATTTTGGAATAGAGTATTTGGAGAAATGA
- a CDS encoding SDR family oxidoreductase, with amino-acid sequence MKILITGANGLLGQKLVQLLLDNNETIIATSHGESRLDYLQGDFIYEKMDIREADQVMGVMSKYSPDVVVNTAAMTNVDQCETEKEECIRLNVDSVRHLVKACKQTGAFLIHLSTDFIFDGTSGPYLETDEANPLSYYGESKLDAEKIVEASTIDWAILRTVLVYGITPGMSRSNIILWVKNSLEQGKELKIVDDQWRTPTLAEDLAMGCYLAAQQRAKGIFNISGKDMLTPYDMAMKTCDYFDLDRSLITKVDGSMFSQPAKRPPKTGFVLDKARNVLGFEPVSFDEGIKILDLQIKSLLVE; translated from the coding sequence ATGAAAATATTAATAACTGGTGCCAATGGATTGTTGGGACAGAAATTAGTTCAGCTACTCCTCGACAATAACGAAACCATCATCGCTACCTCTCATGGAGAGAGTCGTTTGGATTACCTCCAGGGGGATTTCATCTATGAGAAAATGGATATTCGTGAAGCGGATCAGGTCATGGGCGTAATGTCTAAATATTCGCCAGATGTAGTGGTCAACACCGCTGCCATGACCAATGTCGATCAATGTGAAACAGAAAAGGAAGAATGCATTCGTCTAAACGTCGATTCTGTCAGACATCTTGTCAAGGCTTGTAAGCAGACAGGTGCGTTTTTGATACATTTATCGACTGACTTTATTTTTGATGGTACATCTGGACCCTATTTGGAGACAGATGAAGCCAATCCGTTGAGTTATTATGGCGAGAGCAAGTTGGATGCTGAAAAGATTGTAGAAGCCAGTACAATAGACTGGGCTATTCTGCGTACCGTATTGGTCTATGGAATTACACCAGGGATGAGCAGATCCAATATCATTCTTTGGGTGAAAAACAGTTTGGAGCAAGGCAAGGAACTAAAAATCGTGGACGACCAATGGAGGACTCCTACTCTAGCGGAGGATTTGGCTATGGGTTGCTACCTCGCTGCTCAACAGCGAGCCAAAGGTATTTTCAATATATCAGGCAAGGATATGTTGACTCCCTATGACATGGCAATGAAGACCTGTGACTATTTTGATCTAGATCGCTCTTTGATCACTAAAGTCGATGGGAGCATGTTTTCACAGCCAGCCAAACGTCCCCCAAAAACAGGTTTTGTTTTGGACAAAGCTAGAAATGTGTTAGGTTTTGAACCTGTTTCTTTTGATGAGGGCATCAAAATTCTGGATCTCCAGATCAAATCATTGCTCGTTGAGTGA
- the proS gene encoding proline--tRNA ligase, translated as MSKGLPKRSEDYSLWYNELVKRADLAENSAVRGCMVIKPYGYAIWEKMQAVLDQMFKDTGHSNAYFPLFIPKSYLSKEAKHVEGFAKECAVVTHYRLKNDENGKGVVVDPDAKLEEELIVRPTSETVIWSTYKNWIQSYRDLPLLVNQWANVVRWEMRTRLFLRTAEFLWQEGHTAHASKQEAIDETVQMMNVYADFAENYMAMPVLKGVKTESERFAGAEDTYCIEALMQDGKALQAGTSHFLGQNFAKAFDVKFANKEGGAMEYVWGTSWGVSTRLMGALIMAHSDDNGLVLPPKLAPFHVVIVPIFKSDEQLEEISVVAKGIMADLKKIGVSVKYDDRTTYKPGWKFAEYELKGTPVRIAIGPKDLENGTVEVARRDLLEKSIMTLDANFAQGISELLDNIQDTIHQKALKYRESHSFKADTFEEFKSIINSEEGGFVYAHWDGTAETEEKIKEETKATIRCIPLDQEAEEGSCVYSGKPSKGRVVFAKAY; from the coding sequence ATGAGTAAAGGATTACCAAAAAGAAGCGAAGATTATTCGCTGTGGTATAATGAATTAGTGAAAAGAGCAGACCTTGCAGAAAACTCCGCAGTGCGTGGGTGCATGGTCATCAAACCCTATGGTTATGCCATTTGGGAAAAAATGCAGGCAGTGCTAGACCAGATGTTTAAAGACACAGGTCACAGCAATGCATATTTCCCTCTTTTCATCCCCAAATCATACTTGAGTAAAGAAGCCAAACATGTCGAGGGTTTTGCAAAAGAATGTGCAGTAGTAACACACTACCGCCTCAAAAATGACGAAAATGGAAAAGGGGTTGTCGTAGATCCAGATGCCAAACTAGAGGAAGAATTGATCGTCAGACCTACCTCCGAGACTGTGATTTGGAGCACTTATAAAAACTGGATTCAATCCTATCGTGACTTACCCTTGTTGGTCAATCAGTGGGCCAATGTCGTACGTTGGGAAATGAGAACTCGTTTGTTTTTAAGAACAGCGGAGTTTTTGTGGCAAGAAGGACATACCGCGCATGCCAGTAAGCAAGAGGCGATAGACGAGACCGTACAGATGATGAATGTCTACGCGGATTTTGCAGAGAATTACATGGCGATGCCTGTCTTGAAGGGAGTGAAAACCGAAAGCGAACGCTTTGCTGGTGCAGAGGACACCTACTGTATCGAAGCGTTGATGCAAGATGGAAAGGCACTTCAGGCAGGAACCTCTCACTTTTTGGGACAGAATTTTGCCAAGGCGTTTGATGTCAAGTTTGCCAACAAAGAAGGTGGAGCCATGGAATACGTCTGGGGAACTTCTTGGGGCGTGAGTACTCGTTTGATGGGAGCGCTGATCATGGCACACTCTGACGACAATGGATTAGTCTTACCTCCTAAATTGGCTCCATTTCATGTGGTAATTGTACCGATCTTCAAGAGCGATGAACAATTAGAAGAAATCTCTGTGGTGGCCAAAGGCATCATGGCAGACCTGAAAAAAATCGGCGTTAGTGTCAAATATGATGACAGAACGACCTATAAACCAGGATGGAAGTTTGCCGAGTACGAATTGAAAGGCACACCTGTCAGAATCGCAATCGGACCTAAAGATTTGGAAAATGGCACTGTGGAGGTAGCACGTAGAGACCTCTTGGAAAAGAGCATCATGACATTGGATGCTAATTTTGCTCAGGGTATCAGCGAGCTGTTAGACAACATCCAAGATACGATTCACCAAAAAGCACTGAAATACCGCGAATCACACTCCTTCAAAGCAGATACATTTGAGGAATTCAAAAGTATCATCAACAGCGAAGAAGGTGGATTTGTCTATGCGCATTGGGATGGAACTGCGGAGACGGAGGAAAAGATAAAAGAAGAAACCAAGGCAACGATCAGGTGTATTCCTTTGGACCAAGAGGCGGAAGAGGGTTCATGTGTCTATTCAGGAAAGCCATCGAAGGGTCGAGTAGTTTTTGCGAAAGCGTATTGA
- the rpoN gene encoding RNA polymerase factor sigma-54, protein MQKLGLIQSLGQKLSPQQIQFIKLLQVPTAELEARIKEELEVNPALEEGKEEPAEEQSADDDLSMDDNSNDELNVDDYLNEDDYAGYKMQGDGNSQEEDREIPFSVGSSLQEQLINQLGFLRLDETQEIIGRQLIGSIEADGYIRRDLEAIMNDLAFSQNIETSLDEVEEILYKIQSFDPAGIAARSLKECLLIQLDKRENHGVEVELAQKIISQCFEEFTKKHYDKIEKKLGISEDSLKEAVQIITRLNPKPGGTTDGLVRVQYLLPDFILVNNDGKLELTLNSKNAPELKVSRSYSDMFQSYNKSDKKDKKLKETVSFVKQKLDAAKWFIDAVKQRQNTLLNTMNAIIKYQYDFFLDGDETKLRPMILKDIAEIIGMDISTVSRVANSKSIQTEFGIFPLKYFFSEGIATDSGEDVSSREVKQKLKTFIENEDKSKPLSDDKLEKLLNAEGYNIARRTVAKYREQLNLPVARLRKEL, encoded by the coding sequence ATGCAGAAACTCGGGTTAATCCAATCCCTCGGCCAAAAGCTCTCACCGCAGCAAATACAGTTCATCAAGCTGCTACAGGTTCCTACGGCAGAGTTGGAAGCACGGATAAAAGAAGAATTAGAAGTCAATCCAGCCCTCGAAGAAGGCAAGGAAGAACCAGCAGAGGAACAAAGTGCTGATGATGACCTGTCAATGGATGACAACAGCAACGATGAGCTCAATGTCGATGATTATCTCAATGAGGATGATTATGCTGGATACAAAATGCAAGGTGATGGCAATTCTCAGGAAGAGGATCGTGAAATTCCTTTTTCTGTGGGCAGTTCACTTCAGGAACAATTGATTAACCAACTCGGTTTTCTTCGCTTGGACGAGACGCAGGAGATTATTGGGCGACAGTTGATCGGGAGTATCGAAGCGGATGGATACATTCGTCGTGACTTAGAAGCCATCATGAATGACCTGGCTTTCTCCCAAAATATAGAAACCAGTTTGGACGAAGTAGAAGAGATTCTGTACAAAATACAATCCTTTGATCCAGCAGGTATAGCAGCTCGTTCACTCAAAGAGTGCCTTTTGATTCAATTAGACAAAAGAGAGAACCATGGTGTAGAGGTCGAACTGGCACAAAAAATTATTTCTCAATGCTTCGAAGAGTTTACTAAAAAACATTACGATAAAATTGAGAAAAAACTGGGAATCAGTGAAGATTCCCTCAAAGAAGCAGTACAAATCATTACCCGTCTCAATCCTAAACCAGGAGGTACTACTGATGGTTTGGTAAGAGTCCAATACCTGTTACCAGATTTTATTTTGGTCAACAATGATGGCAAGCTAGAGTTGACACTCAATTCTAAAAATGCCCCTGAGCTGAAAGTGAGCAGATCCTATTCGGATATGTTTCAGTCATACAATAAGAGTGACAAGAAAGACAAGAAACTCAAAGAGACGGTTTCGTTTGTGAAGCAAAAACTGGATGCTGCCAAGTGGTTTATCGATGCTGTGAAGCAGCGCCAAAACACCTTGCTCAATACGATGAATGCCATCATCAAATACCAGTATGATTTTTTCTTGGATGGTGACGAGACCAAATTGCGCCCAATGATCCTCAAGGACATCGCAGAGATCATTGGTATGGATATCTCAACTGTGTCGCGGGTGGCAAATAGTAAGTCCATCCAAACCGAGTTCGGGATTTTTCCATTAAAATATTTCTTCTCAGAAGGCATTGCCACTGATTCTGGTGAAGACGTGAGTAGTCGAGAAGTCAAGCAAAAACTCAAGACCTTCATCGAGAATGAAGACAAATCTAAGCCTCTCTCTGATGACAAATTGGAAAAGCTACTCAATGCGGAAGGTTATAATATTGCCAGAAGAACGGTAGCAAAATACAGGGAACAGTTGAATTTGCCAGTGGCAAGATTACGCAAGGAGCTATAG